In Acidimicrobiales bacterium, a single window of DNA contains:
- a CDS encoding S-layer homology domain-containing protein: MTAITRRPNRAAALAVSIALALVPMVPAGAGRASTAGAAASPESTVVSVADAAGYRQALSDLSALAGAGANRIEVTADFAMSGSAWPIYDGSRSLTVDGNGHRVDGGTAERPFLRVEGGPTVKVLDLTLMGFRGSAITATADAADRWGRLVVRRSRFTGNSTSGRGGAISAAFVEIGQSTFDENHSIGAGGAVHAQYRLGAARSTFTGNSSGTGGAALHSTGGLDLSASTVVDNSSPNASVRVRDSLIAGGSVVANPLGGGVACAVGASNDHGSLASDPSCGFDVVDPADPGLGALADNGGPTPTRMPAPGSPLVDAGPGGDPLSDLFCYPADQRGVRRPVAGACDLGAVERGWGAVVTTGADAGPGSYRQAVTDASAAPWPVRIDLDEQRVSLTGGDVVYSGDQPIEVRGVPGAGIDGGGGGQILRATVSPSVSVVDLVLQHGVSDDSGGAVEVEAAGGALTIERSALLDNVADVYGGGAGSQGTLTLRNSTVSGNEAGIGGGGVASAGTMTLEHATVTDNTSGVGANAAGFGALHSFGSVLAEANGPSNCSFPEAPVSEGYNYSTDTTCNPGTGTDVTGGADPRLGPVRDNGRATPTRFPLAGSPLVDAIPVDECREPFDQRQLDRPFPIEGPCDIGAIEAVYPEHHFTDVPGKYDAAVRWVSSHVNDPALMDPYAGGAFLPRLVLTRGKLALTLYRQAGTPDVSSLPPVAFTDVPAAQQDAVRWAVGTSILAPRTPTVFGAGDPSTRVQVAVALYRVAGSQDVTSFPPHGLDDVPAWADDAVTWAVHHGVMVGSDGSFNPREPVSRGPFARFDYRLAIDPAAWADPSVAPSTVPFRPSP; this comes from the coding sequence ATGACCGCGATCACGAGACGACCGAACCGGGCGGCTGCGCTGGCGGTGTCGATTGCGTTGGCCCTCGTGCCCATGGTGCCCGCTGGGGCGGGCCGCGCGAGTACCGCAGGCGCCGCGGCGTCGCCGGAGTCGACGGTGGTGTCGGTCGCCGACGCCGCCGGGTACCGCCAGGCGCTCTCGGACCTGTCGGCGCTCGCCGGCGCGGGCGCGAACCGCATCGAGGTCACGGCGGACTTCGCGATGAGCGGCTCGGCGTGGCCGATCTACGACGGCTCCCGCTCGCTCACGGTCGACGGCAACGGGCACCGGGTCGACGGTGGCACGGCGGAGCGGCCCTTCCTGCGCGTCGAGGGCGGACCGACGGTGAAGGTCCTCGACCTCACGCTCATGGGCTTCCGCGGCTCCGCGATCACCGCGACCGCGGACGCCGCCGACCGATGGGGCCGGCTCGTCGTGCGTCGCAGTCGCTTCACGGGCAACTCGACCAGTGGGCGAGGTGGTGCGATCTCGGCGGCGTTCGTGGAGATCGGCCAGAGCACGTTCGACGAGAACCACAGCATCGGCGCCGGCGGCGCGGTCCACGCGCAGTACCGCTTGGGCGCCGCTCGCAGCACCTTCACGGGGAACTCCTCCGGCACCGGCGGGGCCGCGCTCCACTCGACCGGCGGTCTCGACCTGTCCGCGTCCACCGTCGTCGACAACTCGTCGCCGAACGCCTCCGTCCGGGTCCGTGACTCGCTCATCGCCGGCGGATCGGTCGTGGCCAACCCGCTGGGCGGCGGCGTCGCCTGCGCCGTCGGCGCCTCCAACGACCACGGGAGCCTCGCGTCCGACCCCTCCTGCGGGTTCGACGTCGTCGACCCCGCTGATCCCGGCCTCGGAGCCTTGGCCGACAACGGCGGCCCGACGCCGACCCGCATGCCCGCCCCGGGCTCGCCGCTGGTCGACGCCGGCCCCGGCGGCGACCCCCTGTCCGACCTGTTCTGCTACCCGGCGGACCAGCGGGGCGTGCGCCGGCCGGTGGCCGGGGCATGCGATCTCGGCGCGGTCGAGCGCGGCTGGGGCGCCGTGGTGACCACCGGCGCCGATGCCGGCCCGGGCTCGTACCGCCAGGCGGTCACCGACGCGTCGGCGGCGCCGTGGCCGGTCCGCATCGACCTCGACGAGCAGCGGGTGTCGCTGACCGGCGGCGACGTCGTCTACAGCGGCGACCAGCCCATCGAGGTGCGCGGCGTGCCGGGGGCGGGGATCGACGGCGGTGGCGGCGGGCAGATCCTCCGGGCCACCGTCTCGCCCTCGGTCTCGGTGGTGGACCTGGTCCTGCAGCACGGGGTGAGCGACGACTCCGGTGGGGCCGTCGAGGTCGAGGCGGCGGGCGGCGCCCTGACCATCGAGCGCTCGGCCCTCCTCGACAACGTGGCCGACGTGTACGGCGGCGGGGCCGGCTCCCAAGGGACCCTCACCCTGCGCAACTCGACGGTGTCCGGCAACGAGGCAGGCATCGGCGGCGGTGGGGTCGCCTCGGCCGGCACGATGACCCTCGAGCACGCGACCGTCACCGACAACACCTCGGGCGTGGGGGCCAACGCCGCCGGCTTCGGGGCGCTCCACTCGTTCGGCTCGGTCCTCGCCGAGGCGAACGGCCCGTCGAACTGCTCGTTCCCGGAGGCGCCCGTGTCGGAGGGGTACAACTACTCGACCGACACGACGTGCAACCCCGGCACCGGCACCGACGTGACCGGGGGCGCCGACCCCCGACTCGGCCCGGTGCGCGACAACGGCCGAGCGACTCCCACGCGCTTCCCCCTCGCGGGATCGCCGCTGGTCGACGCCATCCCGGTGGACGAGTGCCGCGAGCCGTTCGACCAGCGACAGCTCGACCGGCCGTTCCCGATCGAGGGTCCGTGCGACATCGGCGCCATCGAGGCCGTGTACCCGGAGCACCACTTCACCGACGTGCCGGGCAAGTACGACGCCGCCGTGCGCTGGGTGTCGAGCCACGTCAACGATCCTGCGCTGATGGATCCCTACGCAGGGGGCGCGTTTCTCCCGAGGCTCGTCCTGACCCGCGGCAAGCTGGCGTTGACGCTGTACCGCCAGGCGGGCACCCCGGACGTGTCGTCCCTCCCGCCCGTCGCCTTCACCGACGTCCCCGCCGCCCAGCAGGACGCGGTGCGGTGGGCGGTCGGTACCAGCATCCTCGCCCCGCGGACGCCGACCGTCTTCGGTGCCGGCGACCCGAGCACCCGTGTGCAGGTGGCCGTCGCCCTCTACCGGGTGGCCGGATCCCAGGACGTGACCTCGTTCCCGCCGCACGGCCTCGACGACGTGCCGGCGTGGGCCGATGACGCCGTCACGTGGGCGGTGCACCACGGGGTCATGGTCGGCTCCGATGGCTCCTTCAACCCGCGCGAGCCCGTCAGCCGCGGTCCCTTCGCCCGGTTCGACTACCGGCTCGCGATCGACCCGGCCGCCTGGGCCGATCCCTCGGTGGCGCCCTCGACCGTGCCCTTCCGCCCCTCGCCCTGA